The Arabidopsis thaliana chromosome 5, partial sequence genomic interval GCCTCGTCCCAAGCCCAACAAGCCTTGAGGTGGTGGGATGGTTCCTCCACCGGCGACTTTGTTGACGCATCCGAATGTAAAGGCTTTGATCGGATCGGCGGCAAGACGTATCGTGTCTTGAGAGAGGTTAGCCGCAATGGAGGAGCTTCCATAGGTGAGGTTGAAAGAGCACGCGCGTGCTCCACACGTGGGGTTTGGTACCTGAAGCAAGTGTTCACGTGAATTGTTGTTAATGCAGTACAGTGTCTCTGTGTCGGTCAAGTGTTTAGTGGTTCTGTAATCCCGTGAccgttttttctttgaatgtgGGTGGAATTATCAATTATAACCACGTGGAACCCACTCTCTGtgaaaatacatttttcacgtaataaaatagaaactgTCCTTTTTGTATATCAACTAAAAAATTTCTAGATCTGATATTTtgtcaaatatattttcattttgggGCAGCAATTAACATTCTCATGCTCACATCTTTATGATGAAAACAAATGCAGGttactaatattaaaatttgactACAATATAGTATGGTGAGACAttcataaactattttttcttttttaatactaCCGGTTCATTTATGAAGCTATGAAAGTGTAAGTGTGaggataaaataaattaatcaaaaaacattccaaaaacatatttattagaTATGTAGTACTGTAGGTGTGTAAGTACAAAATTATATACCTGCTTACACTGAGGAGCGCTGCAGCTAACGTTCTTGAAGGATGTAGACTTAGCAGGGGAAAAGGCCGTGTTAGAAGGACAGCCAACGCAGCCGGAGCAAGGAATCCAAGCCACGTCACTGCTCGTGTCCATGGCTAGGAGCAGCGGCTGAGCCGGAGTACCGATCAAAGCCTTGACAATGTATGTAGTGCTTTGCAACATTTGACGCCCTGAGGCAATGGGGACTACAGATCTCCCGGCGACGAGGCTGCTCAGGTACTGGAGACGGGCCTGGTCTTGAGCCAGCGTCTGGAGCACACGCGCTTCCCATGAGAGTGGGGATGATGATTTGAAGGGGGAGCAAGGGCTGTCTATGTGGAAGATTCTTAGGGTAGAGCCTTGGTCTTGAGTCTTGGTCAGGTCACAATTTGGGTGGTTCAACCCAAGTGCTAATGGTAGGATGGAAAAAAGTTGGAGGAATAAAACAAGAGTAGACATTGTATTGTATGCTTTTGGGTTGGATGGGTTATTAAATGGTGTTGGCATGAGAAGGGTATATATAGTGGTCTGAGCTACATAATGACCAAGcacataaaatcaaaagtataATTAACTATATGAtacaaatcaataattatttCCGCTTATTAGGTTTTAAGTTTGAATCCACGGTAAAATAAAGATTAGCTTAAATTTAAACTGCTCTCGTTTCTAACTTTAACATTTCTTTtgtaatgttaatttttttcattacaaaGGTTTGCCTTGGACTGTCTATAAGAACAATAAATTGTTAAAGCATGTATCTAAAACATTATGCTAAACAATTAACTGTATGATCCGTTAAAAAAACGCTTTCCAGTATACAACAACCACATGTTTAAATCGTATATCCCGCCCTTCGAGAGTTCGACCTTCAACAAACTTAAACTGTATATGAGATCAAACAAGTTGCAGAGctctaaagttttttttatgatatacCTTTCTAAACTTTGACTTATGTGATTTTAGAATGATTTGTGTGTGTAAAGTGTGTATAACTAATGTCTCTTTAGAGGGGAAAATCtaagatatatattgattCGAAATCTTTTCCATTCTTATGTTAATTCTTTCATTTACCTCTCAAACATATTTTCGAAGATAATATATTATCTccatttaaaataataaaaagtggGTTATTCTTTCAAATATCCAACAATCCCTTCACAAAGAGTGACTGTCTTTAATGTTTCCGAGATGATTTCTTAATCACTACCACCTCTTAACCATCATATCTAAAATAGAAAGATGTGTTCCTATTGTTTCTTGCAGCATCTCCAATAATGCGAACCGGTAAAAACATGGGTGCTGGTTTAGTTATTACTAGTATTTTGTAAGCATGCCATTATTACTCttatatttatctttgtaAAAGATGTGTCGGCAAGTAATGTAAATTATTCATCTGTTTCTTTACTCTTCCGATAGTGCAAAGTTACTTTCTTCAGATTTCCACTACTTTTGTGGGGTATTAGTATGATGGGCAGCGTATACAATAAGGAAAATATACTTGTCTCCCACATgatataaataaactttttttctaatcacaacaacaaaatagaaCATGGGTAATGTATTTTGtgattaatttttcttttaaaagtgtacatttaactatatattaacCCGTGGTATACCGCGagcctatatttttattaaataaaaaataattgaatattttttagaatgatttaataaatttatgctattgtttgatttaaatgtacAATTCACCGCTAGAcgaaattttataactcaaattttaaagttttaagttgtatttgtttattttgttaaatgtttaatattgtataattgtattttgattgttgtttctcggatttcacccgtagtacaccattccatattaatatcgaatcaaacccgtcaattctatgatttcacccgtggtagtatttaattgtataattatattttaattgtcattctATGATTTCACTTCtaattctatcgcaaattattatcaacccaaaccagtcaattctaaaatatttcgtagtacaccatcccatattaatatcgaatcaagcccgtcaattctaggatttcacccgtggtagtatttaattgtataattctattttaattgtcattctATGATTTCACTCAtaattctatcgcaaattattatcaacccaaaccagtcaattctaaaatattccgtagtacaccatcccatattaatatcgaatcaagcccgtcaattctaggatttcacccgtggtagtatttaattgtataattatattttaattgtcattctaggatttcactcccaattctatcgcaaattcttatcaacccaaacagtcaattataaaatttcacccgtagtataatgtttaaatatttataatgtttaaatttcttataaaagaatcaaaatgtgttttaaaaaaattaaagttttaagttttttttttttaatattgttaattttgtttagtgtttaagattatataattatattatgattgttattatatgtttttttccataGCATACTATCCCATGTTATTATCCACTCAAACCTGTCAcaccatataaccccgtcccgtgaaattaaacacaaatttgtcattttattataaatttcaaatatttataaaactagaaacttcaaaaaagattaatattgacccaaacttcatcattgaattttgagtgttatatctaagatttctcTCGCAGTATATCGTcccgtattaatatcttttatattgtttaaatttcttgtaaaatttaatttataattttttaaacttttttaagtttcaattttttaaaataaataaccctagtaaacaaaccattttaattttggacacctcataaatcaagtttcatgctcattcgtaatcgaaatcattttggtcctttttataGTATGGCTCTTgaccattgtccaatttttttaagcgatgtgggacattcTAAAATCGTAATTATTATCCACCCAAACCCGTCATACCATATAACCCAgtcccgtgaaattaaacataattttgtcattttcttataaatttcaatattataaaatttgaaacttaaaaaaatacaatatcgacccaaaattcatcattgaattttgattgttatatttaagattttttctGTAATATATCGTctcgtattaatatattttttatatatttataatgttaaatttcttgtaaaattcaatttataatttttaaaactttataagttttaaaattataaatatttaaagcattttttaaagataaactttataaaaaaatttaaaattataatatttaacttttgataaagttataatatttataattttttgaaacattttaaagtttcaattctttaaaataaaaaatccgaGTAAAATcggataactattttaattttggacgcctgataaatcaagcttcctgctcattcgtaatcagaatcattttggtccttttataATATGGATATGaaccattgtccaatttttctAAGCGATGTAGGACATTGtacacatattatttcttcataggttgaataatatatgtccgttttaaaaaatttgaattacatcatattcagaaaaaatataatattttattaactatatatattttatataaatttaaaataaataaagtataagatcaaataaaattgaaagaagaattatatatttatgtttaaattaggtagaaatattttagaaaattagttaaggtaaataagaaatatggttagtttagagatattgtttatattaaatttggtaattaaatcattaattttcgtttttaattattagtttttaggtaacttttccaaaaattaatgttatccaAGATCAGAAcagaattaaacatgttatctAGGATCCGAACAGAGTTAAACCGGGTAAAACCCAcccatttgaattaattgttgaattatggctcaaatcttcaacattatcttcaaaaatccccaatgtatatatagattattattcaacaaatatgtttatacAAATATTGGGCTGATCACAGTCACATGTGGCCAAAGGGAATTTGATACGGTTCTTCGATTTCTACACCTCATGAATAATCaatcataatcaaaattagctaaaaaatgtgattttgatttttttgttttccaagaATTCTCTCTACAAATGCAATTTTCCACAAAAATGTGACAACTTTcccttaaaaaatatttattgattcCACAGTTTCTCTACGATATGTAACTTTTTACAAAAAGTGATTAGGTAACTTTGTGGAAAAAGCATTGTTCCCTTACCAAAGAGAAATAATCGTTGAATCAACTGAGGTGAAGGACCCGAAGACAGATATAGAGGTAGGGAATGATTTCGCctatttagatattttgtaatGGGTTTGCTTTTGGCTCTTGAGAGATGTTTTATTTAGTTCATGAATAAATGAAGGCGAAGAGGAAACGTTTCAGTTGACAACTACGTCTAAACATTAACGATTGTAATTGTAGATTTGGAGATGTTTCAAGACGAATTTCAACTTATTTCtagagaatttgtttttggctaATGAGGATGGTATATAGGAAAGAGGAAActctataaaaataaaacaaaaagagttttttgACTAAACAAGACTAATTCGTAATCGTAATGAACCATCTAAGAACTTCAAGATCTAATTGATAAGATAACTTAATGTTGAATGAATAATGTCCTTGAAATTCGTACACATAGAAGATATATGGCTGAAAAGGTTGTACAATAGATGTTATAATTAAACACTAACTTCAAGGACTACTTTTTTTGTCGGTTTTTGtgctaaaatataaaacttccATAGAATCACTACAATTTCAGAGTCAACGGTCCATTATaatataaagaagatgaaagatttTAGGAGGACAAATTACATATCTTCATAACCAAtctaatatatacatatgtgaGATAATTAATGTTCTGCagcacaagaaaaaaaaaaaaaaaaaaaaaaatgttctgCAGCACCATTTAATTGTGTTTCCCGCGGACTACGTCAAACTTGTCCCCTTCTCCTACAAACTCTCTTCGTCTTCCACATTTTTAAGTCTCTCTCTAgctctctctcactcactctCTCCACATATATGTCTCCTATAAGTCCTCCTGCCAGTGGGGTTGGGCTTGGCTACGGTATAGCCATCGCCGTAAGCATCTTGGTTCTCATATCTTTTATAATGCTGGCCTCATACATCTGCATAAGGTCAAAATCTACAGGAAGAGACGAAGCCACTAGTGACGTAGTTCTTGACTTGCCGTCTCCCGCGGCTGAGGTGAAGCTCGGTCTAGACCGGCCAGTGATAGAGTCATATCCAAGGATAGTGTTGGGAGATAGCCGGAGATTACCGAGGCCCAACAACGGCCCATGTTCGATATGTCTATGTGATTACGAGGCTAGGGAACCCGTTCGGTGTATACCGGAATGTAATCACTGCTTCCACACTGATTGTGTTGATGAGTGGCTCCGGACAAGTGCTACGTGTCCTCTTTGTAGGAACTCACCGGCTCCCTCTAGGCTAGCCACACCCTTATCCGACTTAGTCCCACTCGCCTTTCAAATCAGGTGAAAGTTAAAGACCTTTTCTTACTCCCTTGTGTGTTTGAGATTGAgaaatgagttaaaatttgttatattttagGATTGAAGTTGAAAGCTCAATAATAAAGGTCGTAAAATTTTCTAATGATTTGATAAAAAATGATATCTtaggatttatttatttgcatgAATTTGCGACCTTACGATGTGACTCTTGGATCACTCTAGTTGTAATACCGCGATCTCGTGATTCCGGTATGATCTTTACTGAGAGAGATTCCAGATTTGGTAACTTTGTACCTGTACACTTGGTAGGGTTATCATTTATCAAATCACATCTTTGTACAGATTATTTATGTATGTGCTGTGATTCTGTGATCTCCACTTTAATATGGGGATTCGAATatggttttcgtttttttgttttcttcatttttctgttttttttcttgaagttttcttttagATAAGTTTTATTTGATATCGAATTTCccaagaaattaaataaattgaaaagcAGTAAatcaatttatgttttgtgaaaTCCTCAATATGTGTTAAAAAGTTTTCgtattattcaaaaaaaaaggaagccGTAAGTTGGAGCTCTTtgtttacaaaagaaaaaaaatagttggaGCTCTTTCTCTTACTGAGGTCAAAATTATAAGACAAAAATACTGATTCGACCAAAACAGcctttagttttatttttcatatgtaGTGCCATACAATCTTCATGGCTCTTGGATAGTCTTTTTCAAATGTGTTTCCGACAGTGGTACGCTGATTACAATCGTAGAGAGCATAGAGTTATCCCCTTCCGAGATTTTCATTTTAGATCCATTAGCTTCCACATCTTCAGTTACTTTACTATTTGAGTCAATCTTGGCTAGTTCACATATAGTCACTTGATTCTCCTTTTGCTTTCCCCATAAGACAGCATACAGTCCAATTACAATCAGTACCGCACCAATCACCCTACATGTCCCAAAGCAGTTGATAAGCTTTATGTGATGATTGATATTATTCATCATATATGATTCATGACCATGTATGGAGAATGAGAAAAGGGGCAAAAGTGGAAATTTTTACCCTCCAAGGAAGATTTTTTCTGCCAAGACAAAAGAACCCATGACAGCAACAATAACCATCATCAAAGGACTAAAGGCAGTAGCAAACACAGGtcctcttttcttcatcactatCCCTTGCACATAGTATGAGATACTTGATGCCACAATCCCctattattatatatcaaattatcgggataagtaaataaatatatgtgaCTTTATATACATGAGAGCTAGATAAGAGAGGTTTAATATTACAGAGTAAGCGGCGGCAAGGAGGTTCATGTCCCAGCCAATTCTCCAAGCAGAGGGGTTGTGTTCCATCACAAACGTCACAGCAACTGCTTGTAGTGTTCCGATGAAGCAAATTAGTGTTGTTAGAGAAAGCTGATGCTTCGCGTACGTCTTTAGTATCTTTGCCTAATCAcatcaaccaaaccaaaagaacaaTAATAAGCGAATACTTGTAAAACTGTAcgtaaacacaaaaagaaatatattatatatgaataaagaaaaagaggatcTCGAGTTGTCACTCAATTTTGTCTCTTTATGTGTGTACACACCTGTAGAACAAAGAGGGAGGCCCAAGCGAGTGTTGCAAAGATTAGGAGGATGGAGCCTTTGAGGAATTCCTTATCACTTGATGAGTTCTTAGACGACGTCGTATTAGCATGTGAAGAGTCTTGAATATGCATATATTTGGTCCAAAATAGCTCAACGATGGGTCCTTTGTAAATTGTCATTAGCATCGCTCCCGCCACTGTCACTACCGTTCCGGCTATTTTCGCCTGACACCACAGTTTCTTCAGGTCCAACATCTCCATCCtattatcaaaattaataGAAGAATTTATTACCATTTAAAACCATTTGTAACgtttagaaaacaataatcGTATTTTAGTTGAAAGCCACATAATTTAGATTTGCACATTTATTTACGTACCGGAATAGTACAGCCAAGATAAAGGTCATGGCCGGAAGCATGTTACTCATGGCGCATGAGAACGTTGGGGACGTATATTTCAGCCCCATGTAGTAGAAGTTTTGATCGATCACTGGcctgtaaatttgtttatagaaagaaaaaaatgttaactcTCTTTCTAATTTGCTTTTGCAAAGACAAGGTAGTCAAATAGAGACAGTGATTAAGTAACAACCCAAGAAGGCCGAGAATGAATAGTTGCATGAAAATGGAGAACGTTATTTTCGGCTGAGCCTTCCTGTAAAACGGAATATACGTAGTTAGAATCCATTAACAATCTATCGATTATTGGCgaataaaattcaaagaatgtaatgaaaataattaaatggaTATAACCtttcgaagaagaaagcaaagggTGCAATAACGGCGGTGGCAATTGCATGGCGGTAGACGACAAGGACATAGTGGCTCATACCGGTGTTGAGGGATATTTTGGTAATTATATTCATGCCGGCGTAGCCAAACTGGAGAGATATCATGGCGAAGTAGGGTTTAGAGCTTGTGAGAAAGCTCTCACAGCTACTAATCTCCTCCATCGACATAATGTTTTAAGTTGTAGTTGTTTGAGTAAAACTATTGATCGTGGTCTTTTGTATTTATAGTAAGATGCAACGTATTTATGATAtggttttgtatttgtttaatgtttaggtTTCTTGGTTGACATCACTATCTTACCTCCCCTCTATAGTCATTGGAACTCAAATATACTGGTcgaattatataaaaccaattgGGTACTATGACACTTCCATTAGGCAAATTATGAAATTGTGgaacaaatttgtaaatctCTATCCGTCTTGGTAATCCATGGAACGGGTTAACAGGCTAACCAAAAGATGAGTTAGGGATGATCTATCGCTAATGTACGTACTAAATTCGTCCATATAGGAAGGTATTAAATTGCTAATCTTcgaaatatatgtttttatgtgACACAACTCGCATCAATTCGggattaattaaaatttcgACCCACAACGCAGACGTTCTAGCCAATAATCATAGACGCACTTGTGATTTTCGTTACTAAGAATATGcctaaacacaaaaagaacTGTGATGATGCACTTTTGCATGATtcgagaagaaacaaaagttgttTATTGGAAAAATGGGGGAAAAGGGCATAGGACACGTGGCAGGTAATGGGAGGGTTTAGGGGGATCATAGAAGGGCATCAATGTAGTGACTCTTGAGGTAAGCAAATAAATGACATAGAAGGCATTATGGTGACATGAAAGTTAAATCTTCGAACTTGGACCATTTGATAttataaaatcattcaaaagcTAAGTTACCTCTTCACAAAAGTAGATAACTCTTTCTAATCACACGGCTAGAATTCAATCTCAAATACAATTGAGACACCATGTGTCTATTGTGAATGAGTCAGGATGGGAGTAGAAACGGTTTCGTGTCCTCACAAATTTGGAGTGAAATAATGAGTTATTCAAGAATTTAATAGCATCTGAAAACTAAAGTAATTTAAAACGTTAAAAGACTAATTTTcatgtcatatatatatatatatatctatatatggTGGTGGTGTGGGGTACGGCTGGTGTGGTGGCATCGGGTAAGAGTAAGAAGAATAAGCTCTGTTGTTCTCACTGGTGCTTGAACCATCACTCTCTTGGGTTGAAAAGGCTGCACCCATTCTCTGCGTGTCCATTGATGGGTAATGACTGTATTCGTTAGGTGGTGGTGGCTGCATATAGTACTGCTGCATTTGTGAGTGTTGATTCTGCTGCTGAGATATTAATCCAGTATGAGCGATACTGCCCTGTTGCTGTTGGTTTGAACCACTTTGATCATATTTGCCATCCTCGGCCATGACTCTGATAGATTCCATTTCTCCATAAGCGTAGAAGTGGTCATGTATGTCCTGCTCAAAGATTCTTGAGTTAAGTCCACCGACGTAAAGTGTTTTGATGCTTTCATCCTCTGGTGGTTCCAAAGTGCCCATCTCACCAGCTTTTCTGAGTAACTTCATCGCGACTGGATCATTTACACTGCGAACATATGAAAAGTACATAAGAGAAACAACTCAAATAAGCATTTGAGAAGGCAACTAAATGTCAAGCAATAGAGAAGATCCAATAGCTTACCTATAATAACGATCTCTTATGTTTTGATGGGATAGCTCTCCTGTTTCGGGCATCTCATGCCGGAATGAACATTCGGCACCTCTTTTACACTGACCAATGGTGTAGAAACTACAAATTTTTGGCCGGTTCTTTTCATAGGAAGGTGTTCTTCTCTGAAGCTTTAAAATAGTATCATTAGGTTGCATCTTCCCAAATGAAGATTCATAATCCAGTCCAGCTCTAGTCTACAAAAAACTAGACTTGATTAGTCATCAATCTTTCACAATGATCGCATAACCTAAAAAGCAGACTTGAAAATACttagttaaaaagaaaaaggagaatcCATGGTCATACCTTTGGGTCATGCTCGTCAGCAAAGTACTCTCTGTTGACATGGCTCATTGGGACAGAGTAGTGAGAATTAATATTGAGTGCTGAGTCTCTGACCTGAACAGGAAGACCAAAACCGAGATCCAGAAGACAGACTTGGCATACATTTTTTAGCTTAGAGCAAGTTTGACAAATCTCGGTTTTCTTGAATCTAGCATTCCGGCCTGGTCGCCACCTAAAAGCTGTGAAAGGACGACTACATATCTTGCATTCCTTATCATAATCCGCTCGGGTCTACATATAAACAACAACTTTAATaaggatttgaagaagaaaaacgtGCAGTGCAAGCTATGAGAATCATTAGCACCTACAATAACTTTAAACCTGAACCTAAACCTAAATTACTAAGTTAACAACTCCACTATAcagaaaacatcaacaaaGCTTAAGAGATGGGAGCGAGAAATCACCATTCGCATGTACGGATTGTCACCGAAGCAAGATTCGCAGGTGATTGGGAAATCGGCGCTTTCCCATCCATCGGCTCCATGATCCCTGTGAGACATTTTCTTCGGTACTAGATATCAATCTCGTGACGCTACTTTTATAGGCCAAAGTCCAAATCGATTTGGAATTTCTCTTAAAAATATGGGTTAGGGTTACCAATTATTGGGCTTTAAACTGGGCCCGTTAAGGCTCAAGCATtaagaaactttcaaaatcttCAGCACACAGACACATAATAGTCTacaattcatcatcaaaataCGAACTTTGATTTCAAAAATCCTGAAACATTGTTAACAGGAACATTGATTAGTAGAAAAGTACCCCTCCTTCAGATTCAAAGTTTCAACAATCAATCAACACAGACGACATTTAAAAGAACCGGGGACATCTTAGCCTCTTAGGATTTAAATGTTTCAACAACTccttgatttttcttctttgatcttcttctttttgagtttcttaGTCGGTTAATTGACAAAGTTGTTATGTCCTATCAGTAATGATTGTCCAGTAATACATATGAGTATTGAAACAGAGTTTAAGATGCAAAAAGACTAGATGGAAACTggaaaaatagttatttagtaaaccaaaatttcacaAATCTTGCTGCTATGTATCGACCAAACTCTTAAAGAAATTCAATTACTGTACTCATGAAACAATATACGTTCAAAACTTCACAAGAGgcaaggtaaaaaaaaagctcgTAGTTGTTACAAATCAATCAACTATCTACAATTTTTGTAGTCTATATGCAAAAAGAATCCATTTTGTGCAATTGTTATTGTTttccttcctctgttttcgtTAGAGTTTCTTGATGCTTGCTTCTGTTTCAGCTGAAGTCGCAAGAGGGTTACCATTTTCATGTTCCTGCAACAATTCATGTGCTTGCAGTTGTAGGCTTGTAGCTGAACTTGCTATGATGGTTCTTGCTCTCCTTGTTCATCCTGCAGTAACTGctcctctttctccttctcgcCTTGCCAAACCCAAACAATATCTGCCAAAGCAGGCCTAAGATCCTCCTCCACTAACTTCTGATACTCCATTGTATCTCCATTACATTTCTTCACTTCCACCAGGTGAAACGTCGGCGTCACTTGGAATATCTCTGCATCCATCGTCAAAATTCCGTTTTTTCCTTCCTTTACTCTTTCCAGTTTGAACAAGCCTGCGCCTTGCTTTCTTATCTTCAGCTTCAGGCACTTGGCAACCTCTACTAGCTTAGAAATGATCTCTGAAGCAGGTTTTTGCGACGCGAACCTAGATTCTCGCTTGTCATATACATCCCCAAAAAGTCCTGCCAGACCAAACCCCGTAGACAAGGCGATGATATCGAAAGCATTCAAGGTAGCAAGTCGAGGCGGCTCGTGGTTTTCTCCGTTTTCATTTTGGCCTGAACCTCCAGCTTCCATGGGATTAGTAGCCTCTCTGACTTGTTGTTTCTCCAtcttttccatctttttttgcttcaaaTGCAAACCCTTTCTGAACCAAGAACTCTCCTTGATTTTTGCAATAGTGATTCTAGTCTCATGGTTAGGGTCCAACATCTTACACAATAGTCTCTTTACCTCAGGAGCAAACCAGCTGGGACACTTGAAGTCTGCTTTACCTATCTTCCTATACATCTCCATAAGATTAGTGTCATGGAAAGGAAGATAACCAgccaaaagaacaaacaaaacaacaccaCAAGACCAAATATCCGCTTTCGTACCCTCGTATCCTTTTCGGTTAATAACCTCGGGCGCAACATAAGCAGGTGTACCACAAGTTGTATGTAGAAGACCATCTTGCCGCTTGCAATCAGCAAGCGCacttaaaccaaaatcagatACCTTAAGATTATCATTGTCATCCAACAAAAGATTTTCCGGCTTAATGTCGCGGTGATAAACTCCGCGGCTGTGACAAAAATCAACCGCACTAATAAGCTGATAAAAATACTTCCAAGCAACATCTTCTTTAAGTTTTCCTTTTGCAACCTTGTTGAAAAGCTCACCACCTTTACAATACTCAATAACAAAGTAAATCCTTGACTTTGTAGCCATAACCTCGTATAACTCAACGACATTCGGGTGTTTAGCGATCCTCATTACAGAGATCTCTCGCTTGATTTGCTGGCTAAGCCCGACTCTCATAACTTTGTCCTTGTCAATCATCTTGATAGCTACACTCTCGTTG includes:
- the UMAMIT9 gene encoding nodulin MtN21 /EamA-like transporter family protein (nodulin MtN21 /EamA-like transporter family protein; LOCATED IN: membrane; CONTAINS InterPro DOMAIN/s: Protein of unknown function DUF6, transmembrane (InterPro:IPR000620); BEST Arabidopsis thaliana protein match is: nodulin MtN21 /EamA-like transporter family protein (TAIR:AT2G40900.1); Has 30201 Blast hits to 17322 proteins in 780 species: Archae - 12; Bacteria - 1396; Metazoa - 17338; Fungi - 3422; Plants - 5037; Viruses - 0; Other Eukaryotes - 2996 (source: NCBI BLink).) — protein: MSMEEISSCESFLTSSKPYFAMISLQFGYAGMNIITKISLNTGMSHYVLVVYRHAIATAVIAPFAFFFERKAQPKITFSIFMQLFILGLLGPVIDQNFYYMGLKYTSPTFSCAMSNMLPAMTFILAVLFRMEMLDLKKLWCQAKIAGTVVTVAGAMLMTIYKGPIVELFWTKYMHIQDSSHANTTSSKNSSSDKEFLKGSILLIFATLAWASLFVLQAKILKTYAKHQLSLTTLICFIGTLQAVAVTFVMEHNPSAWRIGWDMNLLAAAYSGIVASSISYYVQGIVMKKRGPVFATAFSPLMMVIVAVMGSFVLAEKIFLGGVIGAVLIVIGLYAVLWGKQKENQVTICELAKIDSNSKVTEDVEANGSKMKISEGDNSMLSTIVISVPLSETHLKKTIQEP